From the genome of Candidatus Dormiibacterota bacterium:
ACGACTACCTGGTCAAGCCCTTCGCCTTCCGCGAGCTGGTCGCGCGGATCCGGGCGGTCACGCGCCGCCACCAGCCGCCGCCGCCGGCGGTGGTCGAGGTCGGCGAGCTGCGGCTCGACGCCGACGCCTGGACGGTGACCGTCGGCGGCCAGCCGGTGGCGATGACCCCGAAGGAGTTCGCCATCCTCGAGCTGCTGATGCAGAACGCCGGCCGCCTGCTGAGCCGGAGCCAGATCGAGGAGCACGTCTGGGACACCGACCTCCACACCGAGTCGAACCTGCTCGAGGTCTACATCGCCCGGCTGCGGCGCAAACTGGCCGCCGGTGGCGCAACCGACCTCATCACCACCATTCGAGGGGCGGGCTACCGCCTCGAGGCCACCGGCTCATGCGTGCCCTCCTCCGGCGCACCCGCGTCCGCCTGACCGCGACCTACTCGGCGCTCTTCATCGTCCTCGCCACGGTGGTGTCGAGCGCGTTCTACGTCGCCTACGTGCGCTCGCAGTACGCCTCCACCGACAGCGAGCTCAGCGAGCGGGTGCAGGCGCTGATCAACGGTCTCGAGAGCGACGTGACCCCGGTCCGCATCGACAAGAAGGACGCCGTGCCCGACATCGAGCAGGGCGAGGTGAGCGCGATGCTGCTGGGGCCCACCGGCGCCATCCTCGACAGCATCGGCCGGCCGGTCACCCCGCGCCTCGCCGGGGCCGTGTTCCGCCGTCACCCCACCCTCGCGAACCCGATCCTCGAGACCATGCCCGACACCGGGGGAGAGGTGCGGGTGCTCGCCAAGGTGGTCGACCTCGGCAACGGCGGGCGCGCCCTGATGGTGGGCAGCCATCCGATGAGCGAGGTCCAGGTCGCGCTCAACGAGGCCAAGATCCTGCTCGTGGTGGTGGTGGTGTCGATGGTCGTGATCGCCTCCGTACTCGGCTACTGGACCGCCGGGCGGGCCCTCAAGCCGGTGCGGGTGATCGCCGGCGCGGCCCGGGACATCAGCGAGCACGACCTCCACCGGCGCATCGCCCTCGACCTCCCGCCGGACGAGCTCGGCGAGCTCGCCGGCACCTTCAACGCGATGCTCGCCCGCCTCGAGTCCGGCTTCGGAACCCTCCAGCGCTTCACCGCCGACGCCGCCCACGAGCTGCGCGCGCCGCTGGCGATGATCCGGGCCGAGCTGGAGGTGTCGCTCTCCCGGGCGCGGTCGGTGGACGAGTATCAGGCCACCGAGCGGCTGGTGCTCAGCGAGG
Proteins encoded in this window:
- a CDS encoding response regulator transcription factor, producing MRVLVVEDDRRLARALLRGLREAGLRADAVSSGDEALAAVGSAASYDVIVLDVMLPGGTDGFSACAELRRRGVATPVLMLTGRDSVDDRVRGLEAGADDYLVKPFAFRELVARIRAVTRRHQPPPPAVVEVGELRLDADAWTVTVGGQPVAMTPKEFAILELLMQNAGRLLSRSQIEEHVWDTDLHTESNLLEVYIARLRRKLAAGGATDLITTIRGAGYRLEATGSCVPSSGAPASA
- a CDS encoding ATP-binding protein, which produces MRALLRRTRVRLTATYSALFIVLATVVSSAFYVAYVRSQYASTDSELSERVQALINGLESDVTPVRIDKKDAVPDIEQGEVSAMLLGPTGAILDSIGRPVTPRLAGAVFRRHPTLANPILETMPDTGGEVRVLAKVVDLGNGGRALMVGSHPMSEVQVALNEAKILLVVVVVSMVVIASVLGYWTAGRALKPVRVIAGAARDISEHDLHRRIALDLPPDELGELAGTFNAMLARLESGFGTLQRFTADAAHELRAPLAMIRAELEVSLSRARSVDEYQATERLVLSEVERMSRLADQLLLLARADAGSLAARFESVDVTDLLEETVDRWRVLAGSRGVSLALEPPPAGSLWADRELLRRLIDNLLDNAVRHSPAGEEVILTAACDEGRWRLEVADAGPGVDASIRDRLFQRFARADPARGRDTGGAGLGLALCAVIADLHGGSLALAPPNGPPSGAHFVVELAADPREPAAPA